In the genome of Candidatus Methylacidiphilales bacterium, one region contains:
- a CDS encoding phosphopantetheine-binding protein, translating into MTFEEILQGVKEETAGALGIEPAEISETHLLVADLGAESIDFIDLTFRLEKRFHFDIPEGELFESSATPASQLNVRSVAEYIQKLQP; encoded by the coding sequence ATGACTTTTGAAGAAATTCTGCAGGGGGTGAAGGAAGAAACAGCCGGGGCGCTTGGCATTGAGCCTGCTGAAATCTCCGAAACCCACCTTCTGGTTGCCGATCTGGGCGCCGAATCCATCGATTTCATCGACCTCACCTTTCGGCTGGAAAAGCGCTTCCACTTTGATATTCCGGAAGGCGAGCTTTTTGAATCGAGCGCCACTCCCGCCTCGCAGCTCAACGTCCGCTCCGTGGCGGAGTACATTCAGAAATTGCAGCCTTGA
- a CDS encoding SDR family NAD(P)-dependent oxidoreductase has protein sequence MSSHNLSGQTAVITGSSGVVGQALCRAFRESGAGVIGLSRGIEGNAVETKHYAVDLTDPSATRNTFERIDKEHPPVDILINNAGINRPALAAAMTMEDWDAVLSLNLKSALLCIQQVVRKMMSRRRGAILNISSLAAGHPLAGQPVYAASKGGLESLTRCAALELASKNIRVNAIAPGFLDSPMLHSLDEAARAKLLKQIPLARWGSPAEVADCALFLASERAAYITGQVFHVDGGAGM, from the coding sequence ATGAGTTCGCATAATCTTTCTGGACAAACCGCAGTCATCACCGGGAGCAGCGGCGTTGTCGGGCAGGCCCTTTGCCGGGCTTTCCGGGAATCGGGCGCCGGGGTGATAGGGCTTTCCCGCGGCATTGAAGGTAATGCTGTGGAAACAAAACATTACGCGGTTGACCTTACGGACCCATCCGCCACGCGCAACACCTTCGAGCGGATCGACAAGGAACATCCGCCGGTGGATATTTTGATCAACAACGCCGGGATCAATCGCCCGGCCCTGGCGGCGGCAATGACAATGGAAGACTGGGATGCGGTGTTGTCCCTGAATCTCAAGTCCGCCTTGCTTTGCATTCAACAAGTTGTTAGAAAGATGATGTCGCGGCGGAGAGGCGCGATCCTCAATATCTCCTCCCTGGCTGCCGGCCATCCGTTGGCCGGGCAACCGGTTTACGCGGCAAGCAAAGGGGGGCTTGAAAGCCTGACACGTTGTGCGGCATTGGAATTGGCGTCCAAAAATATCCGGGTCAACGCCATTGCGCCGGGCTTTCTCGACAGCCCGATGCTTCATTCCCTGGACGAAGCGGCCCGGGCAAAGCTTCTGAAACAAATCCCGCTCGCGCGCTGGGGCAGCCCGGCGGAAGTTGCGGACTGCGCGTTGTTCCTCGCCTCCGAACGGGCGGCTTATATTACAGGGCAGGTTTTCCACGTCGATGGCGGCGCGGGGATGTGA